The sequence CTCACCCTGCTTCCAGTAGCTGGCGGCGCGGATGCGCGACTTGTCGATGCCGCGCTCGCCAACCAGGTGGGCGCGCACCGCGCGGATGGCGGCGGTCTCGCCGGCGGCCCAGGCGTAGCCCTCGCCGGCCGGCAGCGCCAGCGCGCGCACCGCCTGCTCCAGCGTGGCGCCGGCGTCGCGGTGCACCCAGTGCACCTCGAGCGCCGCCGCGCTGGCCAGCGCCGGCCGGGCGTCGGCGCCGGGCACTTCGGCGACCACGATGGCGCGGCAGCCGGCCGGCAGTTCCTCGAGCCGGCGGGCGATGGCCGGCAGCGCGGTCTCGTCGCCGACCAGGAGGTGCCAGTCGAAGCCGGTCGGGATCACGAAGGAGCCGCGCGGGCCGCCGACGCCGATGAACTGGCCGGCCTTGGCCTGCGCCGCCCAACTGGCGGCCGGGCCGTCGCCGTGCAGGACGAACTCGATGTCGAGCTCGCCGGCGGCCGGGTCGTAATGGCGCGGCGTGTAGTCGCGCGCGGCCGGCCGGGCGGCGCCCTCGGGCCAGACCACGCCGTCCGGCCCGACCGTCGGCAGCGCCGGCCGGTCCTGCCCCGGCGCCGGGAAGAACACCTTGATGTGGTCGTCGAAGCTGGCCGAGACGAAGTCGGCCAGGTCGCCGGCCAGCGTCACGCGCAGCAGTTGCGGCGTCACCAGCCGGGTGCGGCGGACTTCGAGCAGGCGGAAGCGCAGCGCGTGGCGTACTCGCTGGACGGTCAGGTCGGGTGCAGTCATGGGTTTCCTCTCGTGGCTGGGGTTCAGTTCTTGTCGTCGATCTCGGCCGCCGCGCGCGCCAGGATGGCGGCGACGCGGCGCTGCTCGTCGGCCGGCGCCTCGCGGCGGCGCGTCAGCGCGCGCTTGAGCGCGCGATGCGCTTCGACCAGCTCGGGCAGCCAGCCGCCGGCCGGGTCCACGGCATCGGCCTGGCCGGACCAGGCGCGGCGGATCCAGTCGAGCTTGCGGGCGACGTGGTGCAGTTTGTCCAGCAGCAGCTCGAGGCGTTCACGGTGGGCGGCCAGGTGTGTGCGGCCGGCTTCGGCCAGGTGGTAGCACTTCTTGTTGCCGTCGGCCGCCACGGTGGCGTAGCCGAGCTCCTCCAGGTAGGTCAGCGCCGGGTAGACCATGCCCGGGCTCGGCGCGTAGAAGCCGCCCGAGCGCGTCTCCAGCGCCTTGATCAGCTCGTAGCCGTGGCTCGGCTTTTCCTCCAGCAGCGCCAGCAGCATCAGCTGCAGGTCGTCCGACGAGAACTTGCGGCCGCGCATCAGCGGCTCGTCGCCGCCGCCGAAGCCGCCCGGGCCGCCGTGGAACGGGCCGTCGTGATCGTGGCCATGACCGTGGCGGTGCCGGCCCATGGCATGGCGGTCGTGATAGCGATGATGGTGATGGGACAGGCGTTCGATCACCCGCCGGCCGAGCTTGGCCATCAGTCCGGATTGCCGCATGGTTCGCTCCTGTGTGTTTTAAAACGTATCGTAAGATAGTTTTAACGATACATTGCTGTCAATGGGCAGCGATCCGATCCTGGCTGGAGAAGGGGAAGGGGGAAGGGGGAAGGGGGAAGGGGAAGGGGGAAGGGAGAAGGGAGAAGGGAGAAGGGAGAAGGGAGAAGGAGAAGGGAGAAGGGAGAAGGGAGAAGGGAGAAGGGAGAAGGGAGAAGGGAGAAGGAGAAGGGAGAAGGGAGAAGGGAGAAGGGAGAAGGGAGAAGGGAGAAGGGAGAAGGGAGAAGGAGAAGGGAGAAGGGAGAAGGGAGAAGGGAGAAGGGAGAAGGGAGAAGGGAGAAGGGAGAAGGGAGAAGGGAGAAGGGAGAAGGGAGAAGGGAGAAGGGAGAAGGGAGAAGGGAGAAGGGAGAAGGGAGAAGGGAGAAGGGAGAAGGGAGAAGGGAGAAGGGAGAAGGGAGAAGGGAGCGCGGCGGGCGATACGGCGTGGCGGAAACGCAAGCGGCCGGCACCAGGGCCGGCCGCCGTCGGGCCGTGCTGCGGTCAGGCGCCGCCGGCCGCGATCCAGTCGTCGATGCGGCGTTCGAGCAGGTCCAGCGGCAGGCCGCCGCTGCTCAGTACCCGGTCGTGGAAGCGGCGCAGGTCGAACTGCGCGCCGAGCTGCCCGCGCGCGCGCTCGCGTAGTTCGAGCAGCTTGAGCATGCCGATCTTGTAGGCGCAGGCCTGGCCCGGATCGACCAGGTAGCGCTCGATCTCGATCACCGTGTCGCCGCGGGTCATGCCGGTGTTCTCTTCCATATAGGCCACCGCCTGTTCGCGGCTCCAGCGCCGCGCGTGCATGCCGGTGTCGACCACCAGCCGCACCGCGCGGAACAGCTCGTCGCGCAGCCGGCCGAGCTGGTCGTAGGGATCGGGCTCCAGCCCCATCTCCCAGGCCAGCCGCTCGGCATACAGCGCCCAGCCCTCGCCGTAGGCGGTGTACCAGTGGGTGCGGCGGAACAGCGGCAGGTCGCGCTGCTCCAGCGCCAGCGCGCTCTGCAGGTGATGGCCGGGCACGCCCTCGTGGTAGGCCAGCGTGCGCATGCTCCAGCGCGGACTGCCCTTGATGTCGTAGAGATTGGCGAAGAACACGCCGGGCCGGCTGCCGTCGGTGGCCGGCGATTCGTAGTAGGCGCCCGGCGCGGTCTTTTCGCTCATGGCCGGCACCGGCTTGACGTCGAGCGCGGCGGTGGGCAGCTGGTCGAAGGCCTGCGGCAGCGCCGCCTGCGCCTGGGCCAGGATGGCCTTGTAGTCGGCCACGATCTGGGCGCGGCCGGCCGCGTCGTCGCTGTAGAGGAAGCGCGGATCGTCGCCCAGCCGCTTCATCGCCCGGCCGACGTGCTCGGCGTCGGGTTCGCCGCGCTCGGCCAGGATCTTGCGCATCTCGGCCTGGATGCGGCCGACTTCGCGCAGGCCGAGGTCGTGCACCTGGTCGGGCGACAGCTGGGTGGTGGTGTGCTGCTTGAGCTTGTAGGCGTAGTAGGCGGCGCCGTCGGCAGCGCCCAGACGCCGTCGTCGCGCGGATGGGCCTGCGCCAGCGCCTCGGTCGCCGCCTGCAGCGCGCGGTAGGCCGGGTAGACCTGGCGCTCGACGGCGTCGCGCGCGGCGGCCGCCAGGCGGTTGCGCTCGGGCTCGGCCAGGCCGGCCTGTTGCAGCTTCTCCACGAACACCAGGTAGAGCGGATTGCGCTCGGCCGGCATCGCGGTGAAGTCGCGCATGCCCTCGGCCGACTTGGCCAGCGCGAAATGCGGCGCGACGATGCCGCGGCGCGCGCGCTCGGCCATCGCCTCGCGCAACTGGCCGAGCTTGGCCGGCACCGCGGCCAGGCGGGCCAGGTAATGCTCGGCGTCGGTGGCGTCCTTCAGCGGGTGGGTGTAGAGCAGCAGGTTGACCAGGCCGATCTGGGCGCCCTGCAACTGGTTGACCGGGTAGTCGTGGTAGCGGAAGCGCGCGCCGGCCAGCTCCTGCTCGAGCTGGAAGCGCAGCGTGTCGTAGGACAGCTGGTCGTCCTCGGCCAGCTTGGCGCGGTCATAGCCGAGCAGGGTGTCGAGATCGGCGCGCGCCTGCTTGAAGCCGGCTTCGGCATGGGCGTCGGAGACGTCGTCGAGCCGCGCGTTGTGGCCGCGCAGACCCCACGGTTCGAGCAGGCGCAGGCTGCTCAGCATCTCGGGCGAATCGAGCAGGTCGGTGTAGGCGACGCGGTCGAAGAAGACCCGGATCGACCAGGGCCGGAACCACAGGGTATTGGCGACCACCGCCGTGCTGGCCGCCAGGCAGATGCCGAGGCCGATGGCCCAGGTGCGTTTCCTCATCCCATTCCTCCTGCTTGTCTAGTCATTGGCTTGCGATTCTAGTGGGTTCTGTCGACATAAGGTTTGTAGGCCCCTTCCCGGCAATACCCGAAGGGCCGGACCGATTTTTGGAGCCATGCGTCGTGACGACTCGCTGACCTATCCCGATAGGCTGCGCTCGTCGCGCCTAACCTGGCTCCAAAACTCGGTCCGGCACGGCCCACAAACCTTATGTCAACAGAGCCAACCCCAATCGAACGCCGCGAATCGGCTGGGCTAAGATCCAGCATTCACGCAACAGGAACCGTCGCCATGTCGCAACGCGCCTGGGTGGCCGCCGCCATCCACAAGATCGAGGCCGATTTCAACCGCTCGGCCGATACCCACCTGATCCCGCTCGCGCTGCCGAACCATCCGGGCATCGACGTCTACTTCAAGGACGAGTCGAGCCATCCGACCGGCAGCCTCAAGCACCGGCTGGCGCGCTCGCTGTTCCTCTACGCGCTGGCCAACGGCTGGCTGCGCGAGAACCGGCCGGTGATCGAGGCTTCGAGCGGCTCCACCGCGGTGTCGGAGGCCTATTTCGCCAGCCTGCTGGGTCTGCCCTTCATCGCGGTGATGCCGGCCAGCACCTCGCCGGAGAAGATCGCCGCGATCGAATTCCACGGCGGCCGCTGCCACCTGATCGCCGACCCCGGCGCGATCAACGCCGAATCGGCGCGGCTGGCGCGCGAGACCGGCGGCCATTTCATGGACCAGTTCACCTACGCCGAGCGCGCCACCGACTGGCGCGCCAACAACAATATCGCCGAGTCGATCTTCAAGCAGATGGCCGACGAGCCGCACGCCATCCCGGCCTGGATCGTCTGCGGCCCGGGCACCGGCGGCACCAGCGCCACGCTGGGCCGCTACGTGCGCTACCGCCGCCACGACACCCGCATCCTGTGCGCCGATCCCGAGCATTCGGTGTTCTTCGACTACTACCGTGGCGCCTGCGCCGGCACGCCCGACACCACGCTGACGGCGGCCTGCGGCTCGCGCATCGAGGGCATCGGCCGGCCGCGCGTCGAGTCGAGCTTCATCCCGAGCTGCATCGAGGCGATGGTCAAGGTGCCCGATGCGCTGAGCCTGGCCGCCATGCGCTATGTGAGCACCCGGCTCGGCCGCCGCGTCGGCGGCTCGACCGGCACCAACTTCGCCGGCGTGCTGGCGCTGGCCGCGCGCATGCGCATGGCCGGGCAAAGCGGCAGCATCGTCACCATCCTGTGCGACAGCGGCGAACGCTACGCCCACAGCTATTACAACCCGGCCTGGTATGCCGAGCGCGGGATCGAGGTGGAGGCCGCCGACGCCGCGATCGCCCGCGCGGTGGCGGGCGAGGAGCCGGCCGGGCTGGCCGTGGCGGGGGAGTGGTGAACCAGTCGCGGCGCGGCGCATCCCACAGGTAGAGGCCGGTTCGCAGCGGCCGCGGCGGCAGTGCCGCCGCGGGCTGCGGGCCGGTCATCCGAAACCTGGACCGGGAGAAAACCATGAACGCAGCCCGCATTCTGGCCATCGTGCTGATCATCGCCGGCACGCTCGGCCTGGTCTACCGCGGCTTCAGCTACACCGAGGAAAACCAGGCCGCCAAGCTCGGCCCGCTGGAACTGACGGTGAAGGAGAAGAAGACCGTCGACATCCCGGTCTGGCTCAGCGCCGGCGGCATCGTGCTCGGCGTGGTGCTGCTGGTGGCCGGCCGCAAGCGCTGAGCTTGCGTGGGCGGGTCACCCGATTGGGCGAGGCCGGCAAGCCGGAAGGCATCGCGGCTACCCCCTGCCGTGGCGGGCAACACCTTGTAGGAGCGGCTTCAGCCGCGAATGGCGGTCGCGCCTGCTGCAGCCAAGCGCGGCTGAAGCCGCTCCTACGGGCCCTGCGGCCGAAGGGCTTACAGCCCGCCGTCCGGCGCCTTGTCCCCGCTCGGCTCGGCCGGCGCTGCCGGCGGCAGCGGCTGGTAGAGCACCACCTGGGCCGGCATCGGCGCCGGGAAGCCGGCCGCGCCCAGCGCCTCGCGGATCACCCGGTTGCCGTCGAAATACACCTGCCAGTAGTGGTCGTTGTGGCAGTAGGGCCGTACCGCCAGCACCGGGCCGGCCGCGGTGTAGTCGAGGATCGCCACCTCGGGCGCCGGGCTCTGCAGCACGTTGGGGATGGCCGCCAGTTCGCGCTGCAGGATCGCGATCGCGGCGGCGTGGTCGGCGTTGCCGGCCAGCTGGCACTTGAGGTCGACCCGGCGGTAGGCGTTGTGCGAGAAGTTCTGGATGTTGTCGCCGAAGATCTTGTTGTTGCCGACCGTGGTCAGCACGTTGTCCGGCGTATTGATCGCGGTGGCGAACAGGCCGACCTCCTTGACCGTGCCGGTGACGCCGCCGGCGCTGACGAAATCGCCGACCTTGAACGGCCGCAGCACCATCAGGAAGGCGCCGGCGGCGAAGTTGGCCAGCAGGCCCGACCAGGCCATGCCGATCGCCACGCCGGCCGCCGCGATCAGCGCCGCGAACGAGGTGGTCTGCATGCCGAAGTAGCCGAGGATGCCGATGATCAGCACCAGGTTCAGCGTGACGCTGACGATGTTGCCGAGGTAGCGCAGCACGGTCGGATCGACCTTCTGCCGCTCGAGCGAGCCCTGCACCAGCCGGATCGCCAGCGCGATCAGCCAGCGGCCCACCACCCAGAAGACGATGGCGGCCAGGATCTTGACGCCGAATTCGGTGACGTAGTGCTCCGCCAGCACGCGCCAGCGTTCCATATCGATATCGCGCATGGGTTCCCTCCCGTTGAAGGCCGCGACGGGCGCCGCGGCGCCCGCCATTCAGGCATGCCGGCGCCGGATGCGCAAGCCGCATCCGACCGGCCCGCTATGGCCGGCATAGGCCAGGCTGGCAGCCGATGGATAGGCGTGGTGGGCTCAGGTTTGGCGGTTCGGCTCACGATTGGTTGGTGAGCATAGGAACCACGATCCGTGCCATTGACGAGCGCTAGCGAGGCTTCCCGCGGCGGCGGGGACGGGAGGGGAGGGGCAGATCAGGGGCCGTGCCGTGGTGGAGCCGCACTGAAGCCAAGCGCACGGGTTCCCCGGGCGCCTGCTCCACCTTTTGCTATTGCCTTGCCCCACGCAAGTTAGCCGGCGCTGCCTGCGTGAAGCTGGTGCGGAACGGATTGATGTCGAGCCCGCCGCGGCGGGTATAGCGCGCATAGACCGACAGCGCCTCGGGCCGGCACTGGCGCGTGATGTCCATGAAGATGCGCTCGACGCACTGTTCGTGGAATTCGTTGTGGCGGCGGAACGAGACCAGGTATTGCAGCAGGCCGGCGCGCTCGATCGGCGCGCCGCGGTAGCGGATCTGCACGCTGCCCCAGTCGGGCTGGCCGGTCACCAGGCAGTTGGATTTGAGCAGGTTGGAGCACAGCGTCTCCTCGACCGGGCCTTCGCCCTCGCCCTCGACCGTGCGCAGCAGCGCCGGCTCGGGCTGGTAGGTGTCGATCTCGAGGTCGAGGTTGTCGATGCAATAGCCGTCGAGTTCGCCCAGCCGCTGGCGGCCGAACTCCTCGGGCAGCACCAGCCGCACGCCGACCGTGGCGCCGGCCGCCTTCGACAGGTCGGCCGCCAGCCGCGCGCGCAACGTATCGACGTCGTCGAGCCGGGTCTGGTTGTAGCTGTTGAGATAGAGCTTGAAGCTCTTCGACTCGATGATGTTGGGCGAATCGGCCGGCACGGTGAAGGTGGCCAGCGCGATCTGCGGCTTGCCGCGCCGGTTGAGCCAGGACAGCTCGTAGGCGTTCCAGATGTCGGCGCCGAAGAAGGGCAGGGCGGCCGGCACGCCGATCTCCTCGCGCTTGGCGAGGCGCGGGATCGGGAACAGCAGGCTCGGGTCGTAGTGCTCGACGTAGGCGCTCGTCTTGCCGAGCGGGGAGAGTTCGGGTTGCATCGCTGAAGGGATTGGAGGCGTGGCTGAAGCGCCGATTCTAGCCTGCCGGCCGCGGGCCGATCAGCCCCGTCCGGGTCTGCACAGCCGATACCGGCGTCACGCTACTGACCCGGGCGTTCAACTAGAATGCCGGCTTTCCGTTCCGGCCGAGCCCCGCCATGTCCCAAGCGCCCGCCATCCACGTCTCCCGCGGCTCGCCGCTGGCCTGGCGCGCCGGTCGCCGCGCGCTGGCGCGCATCCGCAGCCAGGGGCTCGACCCGGCCGAGATCGCGCTGGTCCCCGGCGCCGCCGGCGGCCCCAAGGCGCTGGCGCTGACCGGGCTCGACCAGGCGGTGTTCGGCGACTGGCTGCCACGCGCGCCGCGGCTGCGCCACCTGATCGGCAGCTCGATCGGCGGCTGGCGCTTCGTCTGCGCCATGCAGCCCGAGCCGGCCCGCGCGCTGGCCCGGCTGGCCGAGCGCTATACCGACGAGACCTATGCGCCCGGCGCCGGCGCGGCCGAGATCGCGCGCGCCTGCCGCGCCATGGTGGTCGACCTGTTCCAGGGCGAGCCGGCCGACCTGCTGGCCCATCCGCACTACGCACTGACGCTGACCGCGGTGCGCGCGCGCGGCATCCTGGCGGCCGAGGCGCGGCTGGCCCAGCTGGCCGGCGTGATCGCGGTGGCCGGCGCCAACCTGCTGTCGCGCCGGCTCTACGCCCAGGGCTGGCGCCGCACCTGGTTCAGCGATCCGCGCCACCCGGCGCCGCCGCTGGCCGACGACTTCCCGACCCATCTCGCGCCGCTGACCGCCGACAACCTGGTCGACGCGCTGCACGCCACCGCCGCCATCCCGCTGGTGGTCGAGGGCGTGCGCGACCCGCTCCATGCGCCGGCCGGCCGCTACCGCGACGGCGGCCTGCTCGACTACCACCTCGACCTGCCTTATCC is a genomic window of Chitinimonas koreensis containing:
- a CDS encoding PadR family transcriptional regulator; its protein translation is MRQSGLMAKLGRRVIERLSHHHHRYHDRHAMGRHRHGHGHDHDGPFHGGPGGFGGGDEPLMRGRKFSSDDLQLMLLALLEEKPSHGYELIKALETRSGGFYAPSPGMVYPALTYLEELGYATVAADGNKKCYHLAEAGRTHLAAHRERLELLLDKLHHVARKLDWIRRAWSGQADAVDPAGGWLPELVEAHRALKRALTRRREAPADEQRRVAAILARAAAEIDDKN
- a CDS encoding PLP-dependent cysteine synthase family protein, yielding MSQRAWVAAAIHKIEADFNRSADTHLIPLALPNHPGIDVYFKDESSHPTGSLKHRLARSLFLYALANGWLRENRPVIEASSGSTAVSEAYFASLLGLPFIAVMPASTSPEKIAAIEFHGGRCHLIADPGAINAESARLARETGGHFMDQFTYAERATDWRANNNIAESIFKQMADEPHAIPAWIVCGPGTGGTSATLGRYVRYRRHDTRILCADPEHSVFFDYYRGACAGTPDTTLTAACGSRIEGIGRPRVESSFIPSCIEAMVKVPDALSLAAMRYVSTRLGRRVGGSTGTNFAGVLALAARMRMAGQSGSIVTILCDSGERYAHSYYNPAWYAERGIEVEAADAAIARAVAGEEPAGLAVAGEW
- a CDS encoding mechanosensitive ion channel family protein; protein product: MRDIDMERWRVLAEHYVTEFGVKILAAIVFWVVGRWLIALAIRLVQGSLERQKVDPTVLRYLGNIVSVTLNLVLIIGILGYFGMQTTSFAALIAAAGVAIGMAWSGLLANFAAGAFLMVLRPFKVGDFVSAGGVTGTVKEVGLFATAINTPDNVLTTVGNNKIFGDNIQNFSHNAYRRVDLKCQLAGNADHAAAIAILQRELAAIPNVLQSPAPEVAILDYTAAGPVLAVRPYCHNDHYWQVYFDGNRVIREALGAAGFPAPMPAQVVLYQPLPPAAPAEPSGDKAPDGGL
- a CDS encoding siderophore-interacting protein, producing MTAPDLTVQRVRHALRFRLLEVRRTRLVTPQLLRVTLAGDLADFVSASFDDHIKVFFPAPGQDRPALPTVGPDGVVWPEGAARPAARDYTPRHYDPAAGELDIEFVLHGDGPAASWAAQAKAGQFIGVGGPRGSFVIPTGFDWHLLVGDETALPAIARRLEELPAGCRAIVVAEVPGADARPALASAAALEVHWVHRDAGATLEQAVRALALPAGEGYAWAAGETAAIRAVRAHLVGERGIDKSRIRAASYWKQGEIAVHETLED
- the queF gene encoding NADPH-dependent 7-cyano-7-deazaguanine reductase QueF (Catalyzes the NADPH-dependent reduction of 7-cyano-7-deazaguanine (preQ0) to 7-aminomethyl-7-deazaguanine (preQ1) in queuosine biosynthesis), with protein sequence MQPELSPLGKTSAYVEHYDPSLLFPIPRLAKREEIGVPAALPFFGADIWNAYELSWLNRRGKPQIALATFTVPADSPNIIESKSFKLYLNSYNQTRLDDVDTLRARLAADLSKAAGATVGVRLVLPEEFGRQRLGELDGYCIDNLDLEIDTYQPEPALLRTVEGEGEGPVEETLCSNLLKSNCLVTGQPDWGSVQIRYRGAPIERAGLLQYLVSFRRHNEFHEQCVERIFMDITRQCRPEALSVYARYTRRGGLDINPFRTSFTQAAPANLRGARQ